The Candidatus Nanohalococcus occultus genome contains a region encoding:
- a CDS encoding ABC transporter permease, with protein sequence MILDFFRLSVNSLRHRKRRSWLTIIGTLIGIMAVVSLVSIGQGLESSISSELEELGGRNVFISSGGGIGGRFSDTTFELTENDIQAIDRVPEIENSIGTISGSVAADYRRETEYISVTGVPTGQKADLVREISGLEIKEGRYIRQADESAVIVETDLAEDAFEEELFLRSKIDIDQDYSIVGTYTVSGGFQGINGFVMPIDQARKVLDKENEYDLIIAQTQDGVRPEEAADEIREALRNERDVEEGSEDFQVRTAEDILRSFRNQLNIVRGVLLGIGSISLLVGGIGIMNTMYTAVTERTREIGVMKAIGATQRQILALFMIESGIVGMIGGIAGATVGIGISYIAGILIEQSVSIPFSPYVSVELVVGSVGFSFIIGVISGVLPARKASKKEPVEALRFE encoded by the coding sequence ATGATCCTAGACTTTTTCCGGCTATCCGTCAACAGTCTGAGGCATCGGAAGAGACGCTCTTGGCTCACCATAATAGGAACTCTGATAGGAATAATGGCCGTTGTATCACTTGTCTCGATCGGTCAAGGCCTGGAATCATCTATTTCCTCGGAGCTAGAGGAGCTGGGCGGTCGGAACGTATTCATCTCTAGCGGCGGAGGTATCGGCGGAAGATTCTCCGATACTACTTTCGAACTCACAGAGAATGATATACAAGCCATTGATCGCGTACCGGAGATTGAAAACAGCATAGGAACTATTTCAGGCAGCGTGGCCGCAGACTACCGGCGAGAAACTGAGTATATCTCTGTAACCGGCGTTCCAACCGGACAAAAAGCAGATCTAGTTCGAGAAATATCAGGACTGGAGATAAAAGAAGGCCGTTACATCAGACAGGCAGATGAAAGCGCAGTAATTGTAGAAACCGATCTAGCAGAAGATGCCTTCGAAGAAGAGCTGTTTTTACGTTCAAAAATAGATATAGATCAAGATTACAGCATAGTAGGGACCTACACTGTATCAGGCGGCTTTCAAGGCATAAACGGATTTGTGATGCCAATTGATCAGGCAAGAAAAGTATTAGATAAGGAAAACGAGTACGACCTCATAATAGCCCAGACACAAGACGGCGTTAGACCGGAGGAAGCTGCTGACGAAATTAGAGAGGCGTTAAGAAACGAAAGAGATGTTGAAGAAGGCTCGGAGGATTTCCAAGTCAGAACAGCAGAAGACATACTGAGATCTTTCAGAAACCAGCTAAACATCGTACGCGGAGTTTTGCTAGGTATAGGAAGCATATCGCTCCTGGTAGGCGGAATCGGAATAATGAATACCATGTACACCGCCGTCACCGAGCGGACGCGTGAAATCGGAGTTATGAAAGCTATAGGAGCCACACAGCGACAGATACTAGCGTTGTTTATGATAGAATCCGGCATAGTCGGTATGATAGGAGGCATTGCCGGAGCCACAGTCGGAATCGGTATAAGCTATATAGCAGGCATACTGATCGAACAGAGTGTGTCTATACCGTTTTCACCCTATGTTTCAGTTGAGCTAGTAGTTGGATCCGTCGGATTCTCCTTTATTATCGGCGTCATCTCAGGAGTTCTGCCGGCACGGAAAGCATCGAAGAAAGAACCTGTGGAGGCGCTGCGTTTCGAATGA
- a CDS encoding ABC transporter permease, whose translation MIGDLFGIAFRNISHRKRRSWLTVVGVFIGIAAVVGLVSLGQGLQNSVESEFEQIGSDKLFINPAGSATSYSGRKLNEDDLAAVDSSKTVETATGLIFATTTGEYNDRQEFVTVLGVPGDIEKQKLVKESWALEIDSGRDIESTDSANIVLGSSVAQRHFGSEIGLRENIEVNGKDFRVVGTYKPSGDPSIDQSVTLPFNAAAELIDREDGQYDWILVRIQDGTTPEEAKVDVERALRRERGLEEGEENFSVSTQEDLISSFNSILSIVRGVVIGIASISLLVGAVNIMNTMYTSVTQRTREIGVMKAIGASERQIMTLFLMEAGILGAIGGTIGVAVGVALSTIASYAATEIAQLPINPYLGAELLLGAALFSFIIGMVSGVLPARRAAKMPPAEALRYE comes from the coding sequence ATGATAGGAGACCTATTCGGCATCGCATTCCGGAATATAAGCCACAGGAAACGCAGATCATGGCTGACAGTAGTAGGCGTGTTCATAGGTATAGCCGCAGTCGTAGGGCTGGTTTCACTCGGCCAAGGACTCCAGAACTCCGTTGAATCCGAGTTCGAGCAGATAGGAAGCGACAAACTGTTCATAAACCCCGCAGGAAGTGCGACCTCGTACTCAGGAAGAAAGCTTAATGAAGACGATTTAGCTGCCGTAGACTCCTCTAAAACTGTTGAAACAGCAACAGGGCTTATATTCGCGACAACGACCGGCGAATACAACGATCGGCAGGAGTTCGTAACGGTTCTAGGCGTACCTGGAGATATAGAAAAACAGAAGCTGGTGAAAGAAAGCTGGGCGCTTGAAATAGACTCCGGGAGAGACATAGAATCTACTGATAGCGCGAACATAGTTCTTGGCAGCAGCGTAGCTCAGAGACATTTCGGCTCGGAAATCGGCTTGAGGGAAAACATAGAGGTGAATGGCAAAGATTTCCGAGTTGTTGGAACCTACAAGCCTTCGGGAGATCCAAGCATAGACCAGTCAGTTACACTTCCTTTCAACGCAGCCGCAGAGCTTATAGATCGGGAAGACGGCCAGTACGACTGGATTCTTGTCCGGATACAGGACGGGACGACCCCGGAAGAAGCCAAGGTGGACGTTGAAAGAGCATTAAGAAGAGAACGTGGACTTGAGGAAGGTGAGGAAAACTTCTCAGTTTCCACACAGGAAGATCTTATCAGCTCCTTTAACAGCATCTTATCGATCGTCCGAGGCGTAGTAATTGGAATAGCCTCGATCTCACTTTTAGTCGGCGCAGTAAACATCATGAACACGATGTATACGTCCGTCACCCAGAGAACCCGTGAAATCGGAGTTATGAAAGCTATAGGAGCCTCCGAACGCCAGATAATGACCTTATTCCTTATGGAAGCCGGTATACTCGGAGCAATCGGCGGCACGATCGGAGTGGCTGTCGGAGTAGCGCTTTCAACAATCGCCTCCTATGCGGCCACAGAGATAGCTCAGCTACCGATCAACCCCTATCTCGGAGCAGAACTCTTACTTGGAGCCGCCCTCTTCTCGTTCATCATAGGGATGGTTTCCGGAGTGCTTCCAGCTCGCAGAGCCGCTAAAATGCCGCCCGCCGAAGCACTTAGATACGAATGA